Proteins found in one Thermodesulfobacteriota bacterium genomic segment:
- a CDS encoding DUF4433 domain-containing protein, giving the protein MSMPPANQQIYHITHVDNLSSIVTTGMIESDARRITEGVTNTSIGMTEIKRRRLQELEVHCHPGTMVGQYVPFYFCPRSIMLYILYMGNHPDLNYREGQQPVIHLQADLAATVQWAQSNGVLWAFSDRNAGAYFAEFYNTLDDLDKVNWDAVAATDFRDMVVKEGKQAEFLVYESFPWKLVNKIGVFDTTVEEQVKTVLRGANYTPLVRIERGWYY; this is encoded by the coding sequence ATGAGTATGCCTCCAGCCAACCAACAAATCTATCACATCACTCATGTGGACAACTTGTCCTCCATTGTGACCACCGGCATGATCGAATCGGACGCCAGGCGCATCACGGAAGGGGTGACCAACACCAGTATCGGCATGACCGAGATCAAGCGAAGGCGGCTCCAGGAATTGGAAGTTCATTGCCACCCGGGAACCATGGTTGGTCAGTATGTGCCGTTCTACTTCTGCCCGCGGTCGATTATGCTATATATCCTCTACATGGGCAACCATCCGGACCTGAACTACCGGGAAGGCCAGCAGCCGGTTATCCATTTGCAGGCCGATCTCGCGGCAACAGTCCAGTGGGCCCAATCGAATGGGGTACTGTGGGCCTTTTCAGACCGGAATGCCGGTGCCTATTTCGCTGAATTCTACAACACACTGGATGACCTGGACAAAGTCAATTGGGACGCCGTGGCGGCTACGGACTTCCGGGACATGGTTGTCAAGGAAGGCAAGCAGGCCGAATTTTTGGTGTACGAGTCGTTCCCATGGAAACTCGTGAACAAGATAGGCGTGTTCGATACGACGGTTGAGGAGCAGGTCAAAACGGTCCTGCGGGGCGCGAACTACACGCCGCTTGTGCGCATAGAGCGGGGATGGTATTATTAA
- a CDS encoding restriction endonuclease subunit S, with protein MTIRLVPYPEYKDSGLPWLGEIPNHWEVRRGKSVFKCIDVRSRSGDEELLTVSAKDGVVPRREKKVTMFMAESYAGYKLCWPGDLVINSLWAWAGGLGFSRHHGIISSAYGVYRPRPEFASFWPYFDYLFRSKVYDWELHVRSKGIWVSRLQLTDESFLDMPIVLPPNDEAERLARFLTGASAHINRLIRAKRRLIDLLNEQKQAIIHRAITRGLDPNVRLKPSGIDWLGHVPEDWEIKKLKYKVRFYGGGTPLKAVAEYWNGDIPWVSPKDMKTELVEDAEDHITQEAVEQSSTHLIEAGAVLVVVRSGILRRTIPVAINQKSVALNQDMKALVTKPGLKACYLAALIRGNQHVFLTEWTKQGATVESIEHALLANTRIPVPPIPKQEAIIAFLDKELSTVNQPIERARREIDLLREYRTRLIADVVTGKLDVRGVELPVLTEAEMMEDLDIPEDAEKEEMGDIQEKEI; from the coding sequence ATGACTATTCGGCTTGTCCCCTACCCCGAATACAAAGATTCCGGCCTGCCGTGGTTGGGAGAGATCCCCAATCATTGGGAGGTGCGTCGGGGTAAATCCGTTTTCAAGTGCATTGATGTGCGCTCACGGAGCGGCGATGAAGAACTACTGACCGTGTCGGCGAAAGATGGCGTCGTGCCTCGTCGTGAGAAAAAGGTCACCATGTTCATGGCGGAGTCATATGCGGGTTACAAACTCTGTTGGCCAGGCGACCTCGTTATAAACAGCCTATGGGCCTGGGCAGGAGGACTTGGCTTCTCCCGTCACCACGGCATCATTAGCTCGGCGTACGGTGTCTATCGCCCTCGGCCCGAGTTCGCTAGTTTCTGGCCCTACTTTGACTATCTCTTCCGCTCCAAGGTATACGATTGGGAGCTTCACGTTCGTTCAAAGGGTATCTGGGTCTCAAGGCTCCAACTGACGGACGAATCGTTTCTTGACATGCCGATAGTCCTGCCTCCAAACGATGAGGCAGAGAGGCTTGCGCGGTTTCTGACCGGGGCCAGTGCTCACATCAACCGCCTCATCCGCGCCAAGCGGCGACTAATCGATTTGCTGAATGAGCAGAAGCAGGCCATCATCCACCGCGCCATCACCCGCGGTCTCGACCCCAATGTCCGTCTCAAGCCCTCCGGCATCGACTGGCTCGGCCATGTGCCGGAAGACTGGGAGATTAAGAAACTCAAGTACAAAGTAAGGTTTTATGGCGGCGGAACACCGTTAAAGGCTGTCGCTGAATACTGGAACGGCGACATTCCTTGGGTGTCTCCCAAGGATATGAAGACGGAGTTGGTTGAGGATGCTGAGGACCACATTACTCAAGAGGCTGTTGAGCAAAGCAGCACGCATCTGATTGAGGCCGGTGCCGTCCTTGTAGTTGTGCGTTCAGGCATTTTGCGTCGGACTATTCCAGTGGCGATCAACCAGAAGAGCGTGGCCTTAAATCAAGACATGAAAGCTCTCGTAACAAAGCCAGGTCTAAAAGCCTGTTACCTGGCTGCTCTCATTCGGGGCAATCAACATGTTTTTCTGACTGAGTGGACGAAGCAGGGTGCCACGGTAGAGAGCATTGAACACGCACTTCTTGCAAACACTCGCATACCTGTTCCCCCTATTCCTAAACAAGAGGCCATTATTGCTTTTCTCGACAAAGAACTGAGTACTGTCAATCAGCCAATAGAACGGGCTCGCCGCGAAATCGACCTCCTCCGCGAGTACCGCACCCGCCTGATCGCCGATGTGGTCACCGGCAAGCTGGATGTGCGCGGCGTGGAACTGCCCGTGCTAACCGAGGCTGAGATGATGGAAGACTTGGACATCCCTGAAGACGCCGAAAAGGAAGAGATGGGCGACATCCAGGAGAAAGAAATATGA